The window CCGGCGTCCATGGCGCCCTCGCCGGCGCCCGCGCCGACGACGGTGTGCAGTTCGTCGATGAACGTGACGACCTGCCCGTCGGACCCCTGGATCTCGGCGAGGACGGCCTTGAGGCGCTCCTCGAACTCACCGCGGTACTTCGCGCCGGCGACCATCGAGGCGATGTCGAGCGAGATCAACCGCTTGCCTCGCAGGGACTCCGGGACGTCGCCGGCGACGATGCGCTGGGCCAGGCCCTCGACGACGGCGGTCTTGCCGACGCCGGCCTCGCCGATGAGGACGGGGTTGTTCTTGGTGCGGCGCGACAGCACCTGCACGACGCGGCGGATCTCGGCGTCGCGGCCGATGACCGGGTCGAGGCGGCCCTCGCGGGCCTGCGCCGTGAGGTCGATGCCGTACTTCTCCAGCGACTTGTAGGTGCCCTCGGGGTCCGGCGAGGTCACCTTCGCGCCGCCGCGGACCGACGGCAGCGCGTCGAGCAGCGCGTCGCGGGTGGCGCCGACGGCGCGCAGCGCCTCCCCGGCCGCGGAGGTCGAGGCGGCGGCCCCGAGCAGGAGGTGCTCGGTCGAGACGTAGGCGTCGTCGAGCACGCGCGCCTCGTCCCCGGCGGCCTGCATGAGCTGCAGGGCGGGGCGGGACAACTGCGGCTGGCTGACGTTGCTGCCCGAAGCGCTGGGCAGCGACGCCAGCGCGCCGTCGACGCGGCGGAGGACGAGCGCCTGGTCGGCGCCGACGGCGGCGAGCAGGTGCCCGGCGACGCCGTTCTCCTGCCCCAGCAGCGCGGCGAGGACGTGCAGCGGTTCGACCTGGGCGTGACCGGCGGAGGTGGCGCGACCGACCGCATCGGCCAGCGCCTCCTGGGCGCGAGTGGTGAGCTTGAGGTCCACGGACTACCTCCAGACGGTGTGGACTGACGACACTGGTGACAACTCTGCCAGACTTGAGCTTGTTCCGCTCAACTCTGGCGGGCTCGTCACCCGGGGAGCACAGTGGGGCGGGTGGAGAACGCGCACCGACCCGCACGTCCGACGCGCCGCGCCCTCCTGGCCGGGGGCCTCGCGCTCGCCACGGCCGGGTGCACGGCCGGCACCCCCAGCTCCCCGTCCGGTCCGGCCACCTCCAGCGGTTCCCCCGGCGGTTCCTCGTCGCCGAACTGGGGTTCCCTGCGCGTCTCCGGCGGCGTCAGCCTGCGCGGCGCGTCGGGCTACGCCGACGGCTACGACGTCTCGACGCTGCTCTACAACCCGCGCTTCTCCCCTGCGCCGCAGGCGGTCGCGCACTGCAGGGACGCCGACGACGTCGCCGCCTGCGTGCGCTTCGCCGCGGACGGCGGGGTCCCGCTGCGCCTGCGCAACGGCGGGCACTCCTACGGCGGCTGGTCCGCCGGCGACGGGCTGGTGGCCGACCTGTCGCCCATGGCGGCCGTCGAGGTCGACCGGGACGCGCGGACGGCCCGGGTGGGGGCGGGGGCGCGGCTGATCGACGTCTACGCGGCGCTCGGCGCGGCGGGCGTCGCGGTGGGCGCCGGGTCCTGCCCGACCGTGGGGGTCAGCGGGCTCACGCTCGGCGGTGGCGTCGGCGTGCTCGCCCGCTCGTTCGGCCTGACCTGCGACCAGGTCACCGCGGTCGACGTCGTCACGGCCGACGGCCGGGCCCGCGCGGTCGGCGTCGACAGCACCGACGGCGACGACGCGGACCTGTTCTGGGCGCTGCGCGGCGGGGGTGGGGGCATCGCGGCCGTGACGTCGTGGACGTTCTCCGTGCGACCCGCGCCGGAGGTGGCGGTGTTCTTCGCGCGGTGGCCGCTGTCGGAGGGTTCCGACGTGCTCGCGGCCTGGCAGCGCTGGCAGGCCGACGCCCCTCGCGAGCTCTGGTCGACCTGCAAGCTCCTGCGCAACCCCGACGACGGCGACCGCGTCCAGGTCTCCGGCACGTGGACGGGCGGCGGCGCGCCGGACCTGTCGGGCCTGCTCGCCGACCTGCCCGCTCCGGCGTCCCGGTCGGGCAAGCGGCTGCCCTACACCGCGGCGATGGCCTACGAGGCCGGGTGTTCCGGGCTGGACGCGGACGCCTGCACGACCAGAGCGCTCGACGCCGAGCACCGGCAGCCGTTCGCGGCGACCAGCTCGATGCTGCCGCAGGCCCTGCCGCAGGCCGGTCTCGACGCGGCCCTGGCTGCGGTGCAGGCCATCTCGCTGCCGCGGGGCGCCGTCGAGGCCGGGATGTCGTTCGACGCCCTCGGCGGGGCCGTCGCCGACGTCGCCCCGGACGCGACGGCGTTCCCGTGGCGGACGGCCCTGGCCACGGTCCAGCACACGGCGACGTGGACGGGCACGGGGGACGCGGCCGCGTTCGACGCCGGCGTCGCCGGGACCCGGGAGGCGTTGCGGGAGTGGACCGGCGGGTCGGCGTACGTGAACTACGCCGACCCCGGCCTGCCGGACCGGGCGCAGGCCTGCTGGGGACCGAACCGCGCGCGGTTGCAGCAGGTCGCGGCCGCGGTGGACCCCGACGGCCTCTTCGCCTTCCCCGGCGGGATCAGGATCTGAGGTCAGGCGGCGGAGCAGCCCGGACCGTGCACGTCGGCGTACTGCGCGGCGTCGGCCAGGACGGCCTGCGACACGCTCGGCGTCCCGCCGACGACGACGAGAGTGCACGGACGCAGCCGCTGCAGCTCCGTGCGGGTGGCCTCCGGCAGGCGGTCGCGCTCGGTGAGCAGCACGGGGCCGGTGCCCTGGGCGGACGGGCCGAGCGCGAGGGCGTCCGGCAGCGCGGTGCCCGAGGCGAGGAACACCACGGAGGCGTTCTCCGACGACCACCCGAGTTCCCGGGAGACCGCGGCGGCCGTGGCGTAGCGGTCGGCGCCGGCGATGCGCACCACGGTCGGGGTGGAACTGCCGGTCTGGGAGGTGGCCGCGGTCGACAGGCCGTGCGTCACGAGCGGGGACAAGACGCGGCTGCCACGGCTGAGGTGCGGGGCGTCGGCCGCCGAGGCCGAACCGGCCCCCACGACGGTGACCCCGGCGAGCCCGACGGCGGCGAGGGTGGCGAGGGTTCGGGTGCGCACGGCGATCTCCAGGTGTTCGGCTGGCCAGGTCTCGAGGCCGGGGTCCGAGCAGGTTCGCCGTTCCCCGCCGGGCCGCGTTCCCGTCGGCGCTCGTGGGCACGGCCGCTCGGGGGACCACACCACTCGACTCCGCCGCCCCGCTCCGGAACGTGACGGAGGAGGCACGGATCGTCAGGTTCACGGAGGATCGCACCCACGCCCGCTGTCCCCCGAAAGGGGCGAGGCGAACTGCCCCGCAGCCCTTCCGCGCACTGGGACCCAGGCTTACGTTGTCCCTCGCCCGAAGACGTCGAGGCGGCCCCGACTCGACGCCGTCCCGACGTCCGGAAGCGGTCAACGGCGATGTGCACGCAGATGAGCAGCGAGACGTCCACCACCCTCGTCCCGACCCGGCTGGGCCGGTTGGCCGTCCGCACCGTGGGTGACGGGCCCACGGCCGTCCTGTGGCACAGCATGTTCGTCGACTCCCGCAGCTTCGACCGGGTGTCGGCCGACCTCGGACGGGAGCGGCGGCTCGTGCTCGTCGACGGGCCCGGCTGGGGGGCCAGCGACCCGCTCGAGCGGCGCACGACGATGGCGCAGTGCGCCCTGGCCGCCGAGGACCTCCTCGACGCGCTCGCCGAGCGCGGCGTCGTCGACCCCGGCCCGGTGGACTGGGTCGGGAACGCGTGGGGCGGTCACGTCGGGTACCGCCTCGCCGGGACCCGGCCGGCCCGGTTGCGGACCCTCGTCGCGGCGAGCGCCCCGACGTTCCCCCTGCCGGAGTCCCGCCGCCGCACCCTGGGACTCCTCAGCCACGTCGTCGAGCGCACGGGTCCGCGCGGTCCGCTGCGTTCGGCGGTCGTCTCCGCGCAGCTCACGGACGCGACGCGCGAGCACGACCCGGCCGCCGTCGGCGTCGTCAACGCCTGCCTCGACGACGCCCGGCCCCGCAGCGTCGCGGAGACGCTGCGGTCGTTCGTCGTCGGCAGGTCCGACCTCGGGAGCGAACTGCGCCGCTCCCCCGTGCCCGTGCTGCTGCTCGCCGGCGACGACCGCGGTGACCTCACGCCGGAGCAGGCGCGCGAGAGCGCGGCCGACTGCGCCGACGCGCGGGTCGTCGTCGTCCCCGGCGCCCGCACGCTGCTGCCGCTGGAACGTCCCGGGGAGTTCTCCGCGGCCGTGCTGCAGTTCTGGGAGCGGCACCCCCCTCGACCCCGCTGAGCGGACACCGTGGCGGCGGGGAGACTGGGGCCGTGAGCCTGGGCAGCGGACCGCGCGAACTCGTCGTCCTCGGCACCGCAGGCGCCGTCCCCACCCGCGAGCGCAACCACAACGGGTACCTCCTGCGCTGGGACGGCACGTCCGTCCTCTTCGACCCCGGCGAGGGGATCCAGCGGCAGATGCTGCACGCGGGGGTGTCCTCACCGCGCATCGAGCGGATCTGCGTCACCCACCGGCACAACGACCACTGCCTCGGCGTGCCCGGGGTGCTGAACCGGATGGCGCAGGACCGGCCGGGCCGCGAGGTGACGGTGCACGGTCCCGAGGACGCCTTCGAGCACCTGCGAGCCCTCGCCGTCGTCGCGCAGGCGAACGTGCGCGTCACGGTCCAGGGGCACCCGGCCCTCGAGGAGGACGTGCCCGTCGCCGACGTCGCCGGGTCCGCCCTGACGGCCCGGGCCCTGGACCACCGCGTCCCGGCGCTCGGGTACCGGCTGGTCGAACCCGAGCACGTCACGTTCTCGCCCGACGCCCTGCGAGCCGCGGGGATCACCGGTCCCGACGTGGGTCGCCTGCAGCGCGAGGGGGAACTGCGCGGGGTGCGGCTGGCCGACGTCAGCACCCGCCGCCGGGGGCAGGTGTTCGCGTTCGTCATGGACACCCGGCTCTGCCCGTCGGTCTCCGAGGTGGTCCGCGACGCCGACCTCGCCGTGCTGGAGTGCACGTTCACCGACCGGGACGCCGACCTCGCCCTGGCCCGCGGCCACCTCACCGCGCGGCAGGCCGGGGAGACCGCGGCCCGCGCGGGCGTCCGGTCGCTCGTCCTGACCCACGTCTCGGCCCGCTACGACGGGGCGGAGCTGGAGGAGGAGGCGCGCGCCGCCGTGGCCGCCGTCGGCGGGCGGACCACGGTGCGGGTGGTGCGGGACCTCGACGTCGTCCCGGTGCCACCGCGCGCCGAGCGCAGTAGCGTCGCGGCATGAGCCAGCCCGCGTTCGACCCCGACGACCCGCCCGTCCCCGAGCTCGAGCAGGACGAGGACGTCCCGCCGCGCCCGGAGGAGGAGGTCGCGGACGACCTGGACCGCGACTGACCGGCCCGCCGCTCACCCGGTAGCCGGGGCGGGGTCCGGAGGGGGTGCCGACCGGCGCCGGTGCACCCCGGGACGGCCGCAGCGTCCGGGAGCGCCGGAGGACAGGAGCGCGACCGCGGTGATCGACCCGCTCGCCACAGCGCTGTGCGCGGCGTTCGTCGTCGCCGCCCTGCTCAACCTCGTGACGGCCGCCATCGCCTGGCGCCACCGCTCCGCCACCCCGGCAGCAGGCGCTCTGGTCGGTGCGGCGGCGAGCCTCACGCTGTGGTCGGCCGTCGGGGCTCCGCTGAGCTTCCCGGTCGCCCGGGCCGTGCACGACGCCCTCGTCTACGTGTCGTTCGTCGGCATCCTCGGCGCCGTCGTCAGCCTGTACCTGCTCGCCCGGTTCGCCTGCGACCCGCACTTCCGTCCCCGTCGACGGCACACCGCGTTCCTCGCCGGCGTCCCCGCCGCCATCCTGGTCGCCGTCGCGACGGACCCGTGGCACCACCTCGTGTTCAGCCGGATCGTGCCGCTGGACCGGTTCCCGTGGTTCCGCGACGAGTTCGGTCCCCTGTTCTGGGTCCACACCGCCTGGTGCTACCTCGTGCTGGGCCTGGCGTTCCGGCGGCTGGCCGTCGCGTGGTGGCACGGATCGGCCGTGCTGCGCCGGCAACTCGGGCTCCTGCTGGTGGCCGGGGTCGTCCCGCTGGCCGGGAACGTCGTGGTGCTGGCGGGTTCCACGGCGCTGTCCGGGCGCGACCTGACGCCGTTGTTCTTCACCGTCACCGCGCTCCTGGACGCGTACGCACTGCTGCGGGCCGGACTGCTGCGCGTCGTCCCCGTCGCCCGGGAACGCGTGCTCGAAACGGTCCAGGACGCGATCGTCGTGGTGGACGCCGGGGGTTCGGTCGTCGACGTCAACGGCGCGGGTCGGCGTTACCTGCGGACGCGGCGACCGGACCTGCCCGACGATCCCGTCGGGCTGCCCGCGTCCTTGTTCCTCACCCCTCGCGCCCTCGGGGAACTCCCGTCGGAGGGCCTGAGCTACGCCATCGGCTACGCCGGCGGACTGCACCTCGACGTGCGCATCAGCCCCCTGGTCGACCGGCGCGGCCGGGAACTCGGACGGGTCGTCGTCGGCCGCGACATCACCGAACTCGTCCAGGCCCGCGAGCGGCTCGAGGAACAGGTGGCCGTGGCCGAGGAACTGCGCGCCCGGCTCGCGGAGGAGGCCGTCCGCGACCCGCTCACGAGGCTGCACAACCGACGCCACTTCGACCCCGCGGCCGCCGCCCTCGTGGCGGGAGCGCACCGGGCGCCCGTGGGGATGCTGGTCCTCGACGTCGACCACTTCAAGCAGGTCAACGACACCCACGGGCACGCCACCGGCGACCGCGTCCTGGTCGAGATCGCCGGGATCCTCGCGGCGTCCGCCCGCCCCGGCGACCTCGTCGCCCGCACCGGTGGCGAGGAGTTCGTCCTCGTCCTGCCCGGTGCGGACGAACGGGTCCTCGCCGCCCGCGCGGAACAGTTGCGAGCCGCGTGCGCGGGGGCGTGCATCCCGGTCGACGACCCGGCGTCCGCCTCCGTCCGCCCCACCGTGTCCATCGGCACCGCCGTCGCCCCGCGCGACGGGACCGACGCGCCCGGGTTGCTGGCGGCCGCCGACCGCGCGCTGTACGCCGCGAAGGCGGCGGGGCGGAACCGTGTGGTCGCGGCGGACGGGACCTCCCCGGGGCGCTGAGGGCCCCGGCCGCGTCGACACCCGGACCTGTGCCTGGCGGCGCGGTTCCTGGCACCATCGCCGGATGAGGTTCCTGCACGGTGCGGTCGGCCTGGTCACGGTCGTCGCCGGCCCGCTGCTGCTCACCTCGGCTAGTGCGTTCCCGAGGCCGACACCGGTCACTTCCGAGCGGTGCTTCGGCGGTGCGGTGTACGAGTCGATCTCCGGTTCTCCCGACGCCCACCAGCTGTTCGAGGAGTACCTGCGCGGCGCCCGCAGCACCCTCGAGGACCTCCACGTCCGGGCCCCGCAGCTCACCGACGACCCGTACTTCTCCGGCATCCTCAGCCGGGCCGAGGGGGACGTCGAAGCCTTCACGGCCCTGTCCGAGGTCACCCGCGCCACCCCGCGCCCGCCCGTGGACCAGCCACTGCGCGCCGTCGACGCGGACGGCCGGCTCATAGCGGAGGTCAGGTTCAGCTCGTGGATCTTCGACGAGCAAGGCAGCTACGCGATCGACTCGGCCACGCTGCCCGACCCGGGGCGGGACCCCGCGGAGGGTTGCCGCCAGCGGACGACTCGCTGAGCCCGCGGTCAGGCCATCCGACGCAGCCGCCACCACCGGGACGCGAGCGGCAGGACGAAGCAGACCAGCCACACCGCGGTACCGGCCACCACGGCCGTGAGACCCCCCTGCCTCGCCGATGCCGACTCCGGCCAGAGGCGGTCGAACCACGCCGTGAGCGCCGCGCACACGAGGCACCACGCAGCCGCTGCTGACGTCGCGAGGACGAGGAACCGCCGCAGACGCCGAGTCCACCCCGCCGCGTAGTCGACCGCGAGGTCGCGCAGCTCACCGTCGGCGGGGAACTCCCCGCGCGCGACGTGCTCGTGGACGGTGCGCTGGGTCGCCGGGTCGGGTGGCCGGGAGAAGCGTGCTGCGTAGGGCGTCCCCTCGTCGGCGTGGTGGAAGGAGGCGACGACGTTGACGAGCATCGAGGCGGCCCCGAGGGCGAGGGTGCCCGTGTCACCGGTGATCACCAGGAACGTGCCGCCCACGACCACCAGCACGAGCAGCCAGTGCAACGCATCCCGCCAGGTGGGGCGGTGCCAGCGACGCCGGGGAACCGCCCACCGGTCGGTGCCCCCCGGAGCGCTCACGGCGACATGGTCGCCGACGAGAGGCTCCGCGGCACGCCGTCCCCACCCCGGTGGAGGCGGGACCCACGTGCCCCGGCTCACCGCACGCGCGCTCCCCCCTCCGGTTCGAAGAGGTAGACCCGCTCCGGCGGGGCGGTGAGGCGGATCGCCTCACCGCGGCGGTAGGTGACGTCCGCAGGGGTCTGCACGACGACCGAGGAGTCGAGCCCCTCGACCCGCACGGTGGCGAGGCCGAACTCCAGGACGTTCTCGTACACGAGCACCTCGCCCGGCACGGAGGCCTCCCCAGCGCCGGCGATCCGGGCGTCCTGGGGGCGGACGCCGACGGTGACGGCGGTTCCCGCGGCGGCGGCCGAACTCGTCGGCAGCACACCGTCGCGGCCCACGCGAACGGTGCCAGGGCGGTCCACGACACCCTCGACGAGGTTGATCTTGGGCTCCCCCACGAAGTCGGCCACGAACCGGTTCGCGGGGTCGTCGAAGATCTCGTCGGCGGTGCCGAACTGCTGGATGATCCCGCCGTCCATGACCGCGAGCCGGTCGGCGAGGCTGAGGGCCTCGAGCTGGTCGTGGGTGACGACGATCGTCGTGTACCCGAACTCGCGCTGCAGCACCTTGAGTTCGCGCCGAACCCGCTGGCGCTGGGCGGCGTCGAGGTGGGACAGGGGTTCGTCCAGCAGCAGCACGGGCGGGTTCCGGACGAGGGCGCGGGCGAGCGCGACGCGCTGCTTCTGCCCGCTGGACAGCCCGGCGGGCCGCAGCGGCAGCAGGTCGGTCATCTCCAGGCGTTCGGCGATGGCCCGCACCCGGGCGTCGGCGTCCTTCACCCCCCGCGCCTTCAGCCCGTACGAGAGGTTCCCCTCCACGTCCAGGGGCGGGTAGAGCGCGTAGCTCTCGAACCCCACGCCGACGTCGCGCTTGCCGGGCGGCAGGTGCGGGATGGAGCGGTCCCCGATCCGGATGTCCCCGGAGGTCACCGTCTCCAACCCGGCGATCATCCGCAGCGTCGTCGTCTTCCCGCACCCCGACGGGCCGAGGAGGGCGACGAGCTCACCGGGTTCGATGTGCAGGTCGATCCCCTTGACGGCGTGGAACGCCTCGCGGCCGCGGCTCTCGTACCGCTTGTGCAGGTTGTCCAGCACCAGCGCCTTGGCCGTCGGCTGGATCACGGTCGTGGCGCTCACCGGGACACCCTCTCCTGCGTGGCGGACCCCAGCCGGACGGAGTCCGCGGCGGACTCGGCGGGGGCGAACACGTGCACGTCCTCCAGGGACAGGTGCAGGTCGACGACGTCACCCTCGCGGGCACCGGCGTCGGAGTCCGCGACGACGATGACGTGCTCCGTGCGCCCCTGCGGCCCGACGTCGACGCTGAACTCCATGAGCCTGCCCAGTCGCTCGGCCAGCGACACCCGGCCGCGCAGCGACAACGCGCCCGGCCCGCCGGGCCCGAGCTGCAGGTCGCGGGGCCGGATCCCGATGCGGGCGCGGCCGCCGGGCAGGTCGAGGTGGCGGGGAAGGGGCACCGACAGGTCCCCACCGGCCCCGTGCAGGACCCCGTCCTCCGCGGTGACGTCGAACAGGTTGATCTCCGGCTGCCCCAGCGCCTTCGCGACGAACGTGTCGACGGGCCGGCGCCAGATCTCCTCGGGCGTCCCGACCTGCACGACACGTCCCGCGCGCAGCACCGCGATGCGGTTCCCCAGCGCCAGGGCCTCCTGGTAGTCGTGCGTGACGTAGAGGGACGTCGTGTTCGACATCTCGCCCAGCTGCTTCAGCTCGGCGCGCATCTGCGCCCGCAGCTTGGCGTCGAGGTGGGACAGGGGCTCGTCGAGGAGGTAGACGTCCGCGGGTCGCACGAGCACGCGGCCGAGGGCGACGCGCTGGCGCTGGCCGTTGGACAGCTCGCGGGGGAACCGCTTGAGCAGGTGGTTGATGCCCAGCGTCGTGGTGACGGCGTCGATGCGCTGGCGCTGCTGCTCGGCGGTGTACTTCCCCGTGCGTCCCGACCGCAGGGGCGAGGCGAGGTTGTCGAACACCGTCTTCTGCGGGTACAGCGCGTAGCTCTCGAACGCCATGGCGACGTTGCGGTGGTAGGGCTCCACGCCGTCCATCGACACACCGGCGATCTCGACGTCGCCCTGCTCGACCTCGACGAGGCCCGCGACGCTCTTGAGCATCGTCGTCTTGCCCGCACCGGACGGACCGAGGACGACGAAGAACTCCCCGTCGCCGATGGACAGGTCGACGTCGTGCAGCGCCTCGACGGCGGACTTGCCCGTGCCGTAGGTCTTCGACAGGTTCGCGATGCGCACCGTGGCCATCAGGCCTTCACCGCCCCGAACGACAGGCCCCGCACCAGGTACCGCTGGATGGTCAGCGCGAGGACGAGTGGCGGCAGCGCGCCGAGGATGGCCGCGGCTGCCGTGAGGTTGTAGTACGCCTGCCCGCCGCCACCGAGGTACTTCGTGACGGCGACCGTCACCGTCGTGGCCTGGGAGTCGGTGAGGATCAGGGGGAACAGGTAGTTGTTCCACGCGAAGATGAACGCCAGCAGGGCGGCGGCCGCGATGCCGGGCCGGACCAGCGGCAGCGCCACCGTGAGGAACGCGCGGGTCCGGGTGTACCCGTCGAGCAGGGCCGCCTGTTCCAGCTCCGGGGCCAGGTCGGTGAAGTAGGACCGCAGGATCCACACCACCAGCGGCATCGTCACCAGCTGCAGGACCCACACCATGCCCAGCTTGGTGTCGAAGATCCCCAGCGTGTTGTAGATGACGAACAGCGGGACGATGACCATGAGCTCGGGGGCGAACCGGAAGGACAGCATCTGGAACATGAGGTCCTCGGACCCCCGGAACTTCCACCGGCCGGCCGCGTACGCCGCCGGGATGCCGACGACGAGGGAGACGACGACGGCGCCCGCGCAGTTCAGGACGCTCGTCAGCATGGCGTGCCCGAAGTCCACGCTCGTGAGGTCCTCACCGCGCTGGGACAGGACCGTCCCGAAGTTGGCGAGGGTGGGTGAGAACTCGAAGTACGTCGACGTCTGCTGGGCGTCGTTCTTGAGCGCCAGCAGCACCATCCACACGAGGGGGAAGAGGGAGAACACGAACCAGGCGAGGATCGCGAGGTCCGCGACCACCGAGCCGGGCGTGACCCGCTTCTGTCCGGGGGTGAGCTCCCGGGCGAACCGCGACGTGATCGCCATGTCAGGCCCCCGCTCCCGCAGCACGACGCTGCGCCTTGCCGAGCACGCTCACGAGGTAGCGCGCGGTGATGAAGACGATGATCCACAGCAGGAACATGTACGTGCTGCCGCGGGAGTAGTTGAGGTTGGTGATCGAGTCCTCGAAGGCCCCGATCTGCAGGGTCGTCGTCGTGACGCCCGGCCCACCGGCGGTGAGGACGTAGACGGCGTCGAAGACCTTGAGGCAGTCCATGAAGCGGAAGATGACGGCCACGAGGATGTAGGGCCACATCATCGGCAGCATGAGCCGGCGGAACATGTAGAACCAGTTCGCCCCGTCCACGTCGGACGCCTCGAACGGCTCCTTGGGCAGGGACCGGATGCCGGCCAGGACGAGGATCGCCACGAACGGCGTGTAGATCCACACGTCGACGAGGATCGTCGAGGCCAGCGCCCGGTCCTTGCTCAGCCAGTCGAAGGTCGACCCCAGCCCGAGAACGTGGTTGAGGACGCCGAACTGGGGGTTGAACATGAGCTTCCAGATCACCCCGGCGATCACCGGGGCGATCATCAGCGGGAGGATGAGCAGCCGCTCGAAGGTCTTGCCGATGAGGGTCGACCGGTTCAGCAGCAGCGCGATGGCCACCCCGAGCACCGTCTCCAGGCCCGTCGCCGCGACGGCGTACAGCAGCGTCGTCCCGGCGCTGCGCCAGAACAGCGGGTCGCCGAGGACGCTGCGGTAGTTGTCGGCGCCGACGAAGGACGGTGTCGGGTTGGTCGCCGCGTAGTTGAGCACCGTGTAGTACACGCCGTAGAAGAACGCGTACAGGATGCCGATGATGAGCAGGACGGCGGGCACCGACAGCAGGTACGGACGCAGTCCGCGCCGCCAGGCGGGCACCCGGCGCACCGGCCCGCTCCCCCGCGAGGTCTCCTGCGAGGGTGTCCGGCCTCCGACGGTGGTCGCCACGACTCCTCCTCCCTTGCCCCGACCCGGTGGGTCAGGCGTTGATCTTGGA is drawn from Kineococcus endophyticus and contains these coding sequences:
- a CDS encoding carbohydrate ABC transporter permease — translated: MRRVPAWRRGLRPYLLSVPAVLLIIGILYAFFYGVYYTVLNYAATNPTPSFVGADNYRSVLGDPLFWRSAGTTLLYAVAATGLETVLGVAIALLLNRSTLIGKTFERLLILPLMIAPVIAGVIWKLMFNPQFGVLNHVLGLGSTFDWLSKDRALASTILVDVWIYTPFVAILVLAGIRSLPKEPFEASDVDGANWFYMFRRLMLPMMWPYILVAVIFRFMDCLKVFDAVYVLTAGGPGVTTTTLQIGAFEDSITNLNYSRGSTYMFLLWIIVFITARYLVSVLGKAQRRAAGAGA